A genomic stretch from Georgenia muralis includes:
- the dapC gene encoding succinyldiaminopimelate transaminase has protein sequence MPLHGGALPDFPWDALGPAKVRAAAHPGGIVDLSVGTPVDPTPAVARDALRAAADAPGYPTTVGTLTLREAVVGWFARRRAVPGLPLSAVLPTIGSKEMVALLPALLGLGPGDVVLHPRAAYPTYDVGARLAGATPAPVGPDPADWPARGVRLVWLNSPGNPDGHVLGVEQLRAVVTWARERGAVVASDECYAELPWVAPWTDQGVPSLLDPRVSGGSLENLLVLYSLSKQSNLAGYRAALLAGDPSLVGQLTEIRKHAGMMMPAPVQAAMAAALADDTHVETQRERYRARREVLLGAVARAGLEPDPDSAAGLYLWLRHGAAGSWEIVDALAHRGVLVAPGSFYGHAGEGYVRLALTASDERVAAAAGRLADGPLLA, from the coding sequence GTGCCGCTCCACGGCGGCGCGCTGCCCGACTTCCCGTGGGACGCGCTCGGGCCGGCCAAGGTCCGCGCCGCCGCGCACCCCGGCGGCATCGTCGACCTCTCGGTCGGCACCCCGGTCGACCCCACCCCGGCGGTCGCCCGGGACGCCCTGCGGGCCGCTGCCGACGCCCCCGGCTACCCCACGACCGTGGGCACGCTCACGCTGCGGGAGGCCGTGGTGGGCTGGTTCGCGCGGCGCCGGGCGGTGCCCGGTCTACCGCTGTCCGCGGTCCTGCCGACCATCGGGTCCAAGGAGATGGTCGCCCTGCTGCCCGCGCTGCTGGGCCTGGGCCCCGGCGACGTCGTCCTGCACCCCCGGGCGGCGTACCCGACCTACGACGTCGGCGCGCGGCTCGCCGGGGCGACGCCGGCCCCTGTGGGGCCCGACCCGGCCGACTGGCCCGCGCGGGGCGTGCGGCTGGTCTGGCTGAACTCACCCGGCAACCCCGACGGCCACGTCCTGGGCGTGGAGCAGCTGCGGGCGGTCGTCACCTGGGCCCGTGAGCGCGGCGCCGTCGTCGCGTCGGACGAGTGCTACGCCGAGCTGCCGTGGGTGGCCCCGTGGACGGACCAGGGCGTGCCCTCGCTCCTCGACCCCCGGGTGAGCGGCGGGTCGCTCGAGAACCTCCTCGTGCTGTACTCGCTGTCCAAGCAGTCCAACCTCGCCGGGTACCGGGCCGCGCTGCTGGCCGGCGACCCGTCGCTGGTCGGGCAGCTCACCGAGATCCGCAAGCACGCCGGGATGATGATGCCCGCGCCGGTCCAGGCGGCGATGGCCGCCGCGCTGGCCGACGACACGCACGTCGAGACCCAGCGCGAGCGCTACCGCGCCCGGCGGGAGGTGCTCCTCGGCGCCGTCGCCCGGGCCGGGCTGGAGCCCGACCCCGACTCCGCGGCGGGCCTCTACCTGTGGCTGCGTCACGGCGCAGCGGGCTCCTGGGAGATCGTCGACGCGCTGGCGCACCGCGGGGTCCTCGTGGCGCCGGGCAGCTTCTACGGTCACGCCGGCGAAGGGTACGTGCGCCTGGCCCTCACCGCGTCGGACGAGCGCGTCGCCGCCGCGGCGGGGCGGCTGGCCGACGGGCCCCTGCTCGCCTGA
- a CDS encoding VanW family protein: MAHDDRREGGTAQTSADRESDAAEHGPTGLGDLDAVLARRSVLADGHAPDADTELLTPEDRVEDVEPADADDPAPAVGDVEDVEPAKADDADTETIDAAAAPAGPGVTAPFFAPRGADAPPVHPRDGADDHHQVEETRMPPSPLDRFDAEEPRKGRGWLVAGVVVLVLALAYGAAAWFLGDRVPNGTVVAGVPVGGMTQAAATDRLESELGPWTTGAIPVSVGEGLSSIDPAGVSLTLDVDSTLDPVTGFSLDPRVLWGRLFGMGAVVPATTVDEPALDAALQSVATELEVAPVEGFIAYDGASPEVTEPVAGTAVDVEAARAVVTEGWLTAERPIELPTREVKPAVDAAAVEEARTELAEPLVSGPVVVTVGDELAELTPEQLAAAASFTASGDRLELQLDGPTLADTVTEVNPDIVAGGEDAQIVLRDGRPTIIPSTSGRGFDAEALAAAVLEAGTSTERTAEVDLVEAEPDFTTADAEALGIKELVVEFSTPMPPDPVRTSNLVAGSRKVTGVIIEPGEEFSLLEQIAPITEANGYVSSGVVEDGFATTALGGGLSQLSTNMFNIGFLAGMDDVRHTPHTRWFDRYPAGREATVWESSTDMVWRNSTDRGVMVEAWVADGRLHSRLWGTKYWDVETSTSEKYDIVKPTTVYNPAEDCKPETGGQVGFTVSVDRQRYRDGALFDDESWTWTYRPWNHVVCGDPPAEDPEEPSSSPTPEG, translated from the coding sequence GTGGCACACGACGACAGGCGCGAGGGCGGCACCGCCCAGACCTCAGCCGACCGCGAGAGCGACGCCGCGGAGCACGGCCCCACGGGTCTGGGCGACCTCGACGCGGTGCTCGCACGGCGGTCGGTGCTCGCCGACGGGCACGCACCCGACGCCGACACCGAGCTGCTGACGCCCGAGGACCGCGTCGAGGACGTCGAGCCCGCGGACGCCGATGACCCGGCGCCGGCCGTCGGGGACGTCGAGGACGTCGAGCCCGCGAAGGCCGACGACGCCGACACCGAGACGATCGACGCCGCTGCGGCTCCGGCGGGCCCGGGCGTGACAGCCCCCTTCTTCGCGCCCCGCGGCGCCGACGCGCCCCCCGTGCACCCGCGTGACGGGGCGGACGACCACCATCAGGTCGAGGAGACCCGCATGCCGCCGTCGCCGCTGGACCGGTTCGACGCCGAGGAGCCACGGAAGGGCCGCGGCTGGCTGGTGGCGGGCGTCGTCGTCCTCGTCCTGGCTCTCGCGTACGGCGCGGCCGCGTGGTTCCTGGGCGACCGGGTGCCCAACGGCACCGTCGTGGCGGGTGTCCCGGTCGGGGGGATGACGCAGGCCGCCGCCACCGACCGGCTCGAGAGCGAGCTCGGCCCGTGGACCACCGGCGCGATCCCGGTCTCGGTGGGGGAGGGGCTCTCGAGCATCGACCCCGCCGGCGTGAGCCTCACCCTGGACGTGGACTCCACCCTCGATCCGGTCACCGGGTTCTCCCTCGACCCGCGCGTGCTGTGGGGCCGGTTGTTCGGCATGGGTGCCGTCGTCCCGGCGACGACGGTGGACGAGCCCGCCCTGGACGCCGCCCTGCAGTCGGTGGCCACCGAGCTCGAGGTGGCCCCGGTCGAGGGCTTCATCGCCTACGACGGCGCGTCGCCGGAGGTGACCGAGCCCGTCGCCGGCACCGCGGTGGACGTCGAGGCCGCCCGTGCGGTCGTCACCGAGGGGTGGCTCACGGCGGAGCGGCCCATCGAGCTGCCCACCCGCGAGGTCAAGCCCGCCGTCGACGCCGCGGCCGTGGAGGAGGCGCGGACCGAGCTCGCCGAGCCGCTCGTCTCCGGCCCCGTCGTCGTCACGGTGGGGGACGAGCTCGCCGAGCTCACCCCCGAGCAGCTCGCCGCCGCCGCGAGCTTCACCGCCAGCGGCGACCGCCTCGAGCTCCAGCTCGACGGTCCGACCCTGGCCGACACCGTCACCGAGGTCAACCCCGACATCGTCGCCGGCGGCGAGGACGCCCAGATCGTCCTGCGCGACGGCAGGCCCACGATCATCCCGTCGACGTCGGGCCGCGGGTTCGACGCGGAGGCGCTCGCCGCTGCCGTCCTGGAGGCGGGCACCTCCACCGAGCGCACCGCCGAGGTGGACCTCGTCGAGGCCGAGCCCGACTTCACCACCGCCGACGCCGAGGCGCTGGGCATCAAGGAGCTCGTCGTGGAGTTCTCCACCCCGATGCCGCCGGACCCCGTGCGCACCTCGAACCTCGTCGCGGGCTCGCGCAAGGTCACCGGCGTCATCATCGAGCCCGGCGAGGAGTTCTCCCTCCTCGAGCAGATCGCTCCGATCACCGAGGCGAACGGCTACGTCTCCTCCGGCGTCGTCGAGGACGGCTTCGCCACCACCGCGCTCGGCGGCGGGCTCTCCCAGCTCTCGACGAACATGTTCAACATCGGCTTCCTGGCCGGGATGGACGACGTCCGGCACACGCCCCACACGCGCTGGTTCGACCGGTACCCCGCCGGGCGGGAGGCCACCGTGTGGGAGTCGAGCACGGACATGGTCTGGCGCAACAGCACCGACCGCGGCGTCATGGTCGAGGCCTGGGTCGCCGACGGGCGCCTCCACTCGCGCCTCTGGGGCACGAAGTACTGGGACGTGGAGACCTCCACGTCGGAGAAGTACGACATCGTCAAGCCCACGACGGTCTACAACCCGGCCGAGGACTGCAAGCCCGAGACCGGCGGGCAGGTCGGCTTCACCGTCTCGGTGGACCGTCAGCGCTACCGTGACGGTGCGCTGTTCGACGACGAGAGCTGGACGTGGACCTACCGGCCCTGGAACCACGTCGTCTGCGGCGACCCGCCCGCCGAGGACCCCGAGGAGCCCTCGAGCTCGCCGACGCCCGAGGGCTGA
- a CDS encoding citrate synthase: MADAELSPATFEVDGKRLEFARVQAVEGNDGVNISSLLKETGLVTLDPGFMNTASTTSAITYIDGDAGVLRYRGYPIDQLAKDSNFLEVAYLLIYGELPDTDTLEAVTRRIKRHTILHEDFKAFFTAFPANGHPMAILQAGIAALATYYQHTLDPHDPYQRELSTVLLMAKVPTMIASIAKRATGLPLLYPDASKSYIEDFIRMTFGLPYQRHDVDPAIVKALDMLLILHADHEQNCSTSTVRLVGSSHANIYASIAAGVGALSGPLHGGANEAVLEMLGKIQNSDYSVEQFMQKVKNKEDGVRLMGFGHRVYKNYDPRAAIVKDAAHDVLQRLGKNDQLLEVAMELEDIALHDEYFIERKLYPNVDFYTGLIYKAMGFPTQMFTPLFALGRLPGWISQYREMISDPTTKIGRPRQVYTGAPERDFVPIDQR; the protein is encoded by the coding sequence ATGGCGGATGCTGAGCTGAGCCCGGCGACGTTCGAGGTTGACGGGAAGCGGCTGGAGTTCGCCCGCGTCCAGGCGGTGGAGGGCAACGACGGGGTGAACATCTCCTCGCTGCTCAAGGAGACCGGGCTCGTCACCCTCGACCCCGGCTTCATGAACACGGCGTCGACGACGTCGGCCATCACCTACATCGACGGCGACGCCGGCGTCCTGCGCTACCGCGGCTACCCGATCGACCAGCTCGCGAAGGACTCGAACTTCCTCGAGGTGGCCTACCTGCTCATCTACGGCGAGCTGCCCGACACGGACACGCTCGAGGCGGTCACCCGCCGGATCAAGCGCCACACCATCCTCCACGAGGACTTCAAGGCGTTCTTCACCGCCTTCCCGGCGAACGGCCACCCCATGGCCATCCTGCAGGCCGGCATCGCCGCGCTGGCCACGTACTACCAGCACACCCTCGACCCGCACGACCCGTACCAGCGCGAGCTGTCCACGGTGCTGCTCATGGCCAAGGTGCCCACGATGATCGCCTCGATCGCCAAGCGCGCCACGGGTCTTCCCCTGCTCTACCCGGACGCCTCGAAGTCCTACATCGAGGACTTCATCCGGATGACGTTCGGACTGCCGTACCAGCGCCACGACGTCGACCCCGCCATCGTCAAGGCGCTCGACATGCTGCTCATCCTCCACGCCGACCACGAGCAGAACTGCTCCACCTCGACCGTGCGCCTCGTCGGCTCCTCGCACGCCAACATCTACGCCTCGATCGCCGCCGGCGTCGGCGCCCTCTCCGGGCCGCTGCACGGCGGGGCGAACGAGGCCGTCCTGGAGATGCTCGGCAAGATCCAGAACTCCGACTACTCGGTCGAGCAGTTCATGCAGAAGGTCAAGAACAAGGAGGACGGCGTCCGGCTCATGGGCTTCGGGCACCGGGTCTACAAGAACTACGACCCCCGCGCCGCGATCGTCAAGGACGCCGCCCACGACGTCCTCCAGCGGCTGGGCAAGAACGACCAGCTCCTCGAGGTCGCGATGGAGCTCGAGGACATCGCGCTGCACGACGAGTACTTCATCGAGCGCAAGCTCTACCCCAACGTCGACTTCTACACGGGCCTGATCTACAAGGCCATGGGTTTCCCGACGCAGATGTTCACCCCGCTCTTCGCCCTGGGCCGCCTGCCGGGGTGGATCTCGCAGTACCGCGAGATGATCAGCGACCCCACCACGAAGATCGGCCGGCCGCGGCAGGTCTACACCGGCGCGCCCGAGCGGGACTTCGTGCCGATCGACCAGCGCTGA
- the typA gene encoding translational GTPase TypA, translated as MPVRSDLRNVAIVAHVDHGKTTLVDAMLWQSGAFGEHQHVDERAMDSGDLEREKGITILAKNTAVHYRGPAAAGLEDGVVINVIDTPGHADFGGEVERGLSMVDGVVLLVDASEGPLPQTRFVLRKALAAKLPVVLLVNKVDRPDSRITEVVHEAHDLLLGLASDLADEVDDLDLDSILDVPVVYASAKAGRASLNQPADGELPDSENLEPLFATILSTIPAPTYEEGAPLQAHVTNLDASPFLGRLALLRIHNGELRKGQTVAWARQDGTMKNVRISELLRTEALERVPAESARAGDIVAVAGIEDITIGESLVDADDPRPLPLITVDDPAISMTIGINTSPLAGRVKGAKVTARQVKDRLDRELIGNVSLRVVPTERPDAWEVQGRGELALAILVEQMRREGFELTVGKPQVVTRMVDGRRHEPMERMTVDVPEEYLGTVTQLMAQRKGRMETMSNHGTGWVRMEFVVPARGLIGFRTRFLTDTRGTGIASSIAEGYEPWQGPIEMRNTGSLVADRAGSVTPFAMINLQERGSFFVEPTSEVYEGQIVGENSRNEDMDVNITKEKKLTNMRSSTADNFENLVPPRRLTLEESLEFAAEDECVEVTPESVRIRKVVLDANERYKAARRQA; from the coding sequence ATGCCTGTGCGCTCTGATCTGCGCAACGTCGCGATCGTCGCCCACGTCGACCACGGCAAGACCACGCTGGTCGACGCCATGCTCTGGCAGTCCGGTGCCTTCGGCGAGCACCAGCACGTCGACGAGCGGGCCATGGACTCCGGCGACCTCGAGCGCGAGAAGGGCATCACGATCCTCGCGAAGAACACCGCCGTGCACTACCGCGGGCCCGCCGCGGCGGGCCTCGAGGACGGCGTCGTCATCAACGTCATCGACACCCCGGGGCACGCCGACTTCGGCGGTGAGGTCGAGCGCGGCCTGTCGATGGTCGACGGCGTCGTCCTGCTCGTGGACGCCTCCGAGGGCCCGCTGCCGCAGACCCGTTTCGTGCTGCGCAAGGCCCTGGCGGCCAAGCTGCCCGTCGTGCTCCTGGTGAACAAGGTCGACCGCCCGGACTCGCGGATCACCGAGGTCGTCCACGAGGCGCACGACCTGCTCCTCGGGCTGGCCTCCGACCTCGCCGACGAGGTCGACGACCTCGACCTCGACTCGATCCTCGACGTCCCCGTCGTCTACGCCTCGGCCAAGGCCGGCCGTGCCAGCCTGAACCAGCCTGCCGACGGCGAGCTGCCGGACAGCGAGAACCTCGAGCCCCTCTTCGCGACGATCCTCTCGACGATCCCGGCGCCGACCTACGAGGAGGGCGCACCCCTCCAGGCGCACGTCACGAACCTCGACGCCTCGCCCTTCCTGGGCCGGCTCGCGCTGCTGCGCATCCACAACGGCGAGCTCCGCAAGGGCCAGACCGTCGCGTGGGCGCGCCAGGACGGCACGATGAAGAACGTGCGCATCTCCGAGCTGCTGCGCACCGAGGCCCTGGAGCGGGTCCCGGCCGAGAGCGCGCGCGCCGGTGACATCGTCGCCGTCGCCGGGATCGAGGACATCACCATCGGTGAGTCCCTCGTCGACGCGGACGACCCCCGCCCGCTGCCGCTCATCACGGTGGACGACCCGGCCATCTCCATGACGATCGGGATCAACACCTCCCCGCTCGCCGGGCGGGTCAAGGGCGCCAAGGTCACCGCGCGCCAGGTCAAGGACCGCCTGGACCGCGAGCTCATCGGCAACGTGTCCCTGCGCGTCGTGCCCACCGAGCGTCCCGACGCCTGGGAGGTCCAGGGCCGCGGCGAGCTCGCGCTGGCCATCCTCGTCGAGCAGATGCGCCGCGAGGGCTTCGAGCTCACCGTGGGCAAGCCGCAGGTCGTCACCCGGATGGTCGACGGCCGCCGCCACGAGCCGATGGAGCGCATGACCGTCGACGTCCCGGAGGAGTACCTCGGCACGGTCACCCAGCTCATGGCGCAGCGCAAGGGCCGCATGGAGACGATGTCGAACCACGGCACCGGCTGGGTCCGGATGGAGTTCGTCGTGCCCGCGCGCGGCCTCATCGGCTTCCGGACACGGTTCCTCACCGACACCCGGGGCACGGGCATCGCCTCCTCCATCGCCGAGGGCTACGAGCCGTGGCAGGGGCCCATCGAGATGCGCAACACCGGTTCGCTGGTGGCCGACCGGGCCGGCTCGGTCACGCCCTTCGCGATGATCAACCTCCAGGAGCGCGGGTCGTTCTTCGTCGAGCCCACCTCCGAGGTGTACGAGGGCCAGATCGTCGGGGAGAACTCCCGCAACGAGGACATGGACGTCAACATCACCAAGGAGAAGAAGCTCACCAACATGCGCTCCTCCACGGCGGACAACTTCGAGAACCTCGTCCCGCCGCGCCGGCTCACCCTCGAGGAGTCGCTCGAGTTCGCCGCCGAGGACGAGTGCGTCGAGGTCACGCCCGAGTCGGTGCGCATCCGCAAGGTCGTCCTCGACGCCAACGAGCGGTACAAGGCCGCGCGTCGGCAGGCCTGA
- the fdxA gene encoding ferredoxin, translating into MTYVIAQPCVDVKDRACVDECPVDCIYEGKRSLYIHPDECVDCGACEPVCPVEAIYYEDDVPAVWSDYYRANVEFFNDLGSPGGAAKMGVIDKDDPMIAALPPQA; encoded by the coding sequence GTGACCTACGTCATCGCCCAGCCCTGTGTGGACGTCAAGGACAGGGCGTGCGTGGACGAGTGTCCCGTCGACTGCATCTACGAGGGCAAGCGTTCCCTGTACATCCACCCGGACGAGTGCGTCGACTGCGGTGCGTGCGAGCCCGTGTGCCCCGTCGAGGCCATCTACTACGAGGACGACGTCCCGGCGGTGTGGTCGGACTACTACCGCGCCAACGTGGAGTTCTTCAACGACCTGGGCTCGCCGGGCGGCGCCGCGAAGATGGGTGTCATCGACAAGGACGACCCGATGATCGCGGCACTGCCACCGCAGGCCTGA
- a CDS encoding PH domain-containing protein — MGPTLVFRAPAAGRYAVFFWVAAALLLVAFALNGGLAEVVRFGAVPLALAVVGWVVFWRPRVTVGPDGLELANVFRTVVVPWDDVVGVETRWGLKVRTTSGRFGAWAAPAAPGRRRHDPVPDQLLDERVSGTARLVGDSSTVGSVIELGLDRRAAAGSPAAGPAGPAAGGSDLPGGPPVQGQGAGGVRVRVDVPAMGAVVASLALAALTVATLG, encoded by the coding sequence ATGGGTCCCACGCTGGTCTTCCGCGCGCCCGCCGCCGGGCGGTACGCCGTCTTCTTCTGGGTGGCCGCGGCGTTGCTGCTCGTCGCCTTCGCGCTCAACGGCGGCCTGGCCGAGGTGGTGCGCTTCGGGGCCGTGCCCCTGGCGCTGGCCGTGGTCGGCTGGGTGGTGTTCTGGCGACCACGGGTGACGGTGGGTCCCGACGGGCTCGAGCTCGCCAACGTCTTCCGCACCGTCGTCGTGCCCTGGGACGACGTCGTCGGGGTCGAGACGCGCTGGGGCCTGAAGGTGCGCACCACTTCCGGGCGGTTCGGCGCCTGGGCAGCACCGGCCGCACCGGGGCGCCGTCGTCACGACCCCGTGCCCGACCAGCTCCTCGACGAGCGGGTCAGCGGCACCGCCCGGCTCGTCGGTGACTCCTCGACCGTGGGCTCGGTCATCGAGCTCGGCCTCGACCGGCGCGCCGCCGCCGGCTCGCCCGCAGCCGGTCCAGCGGGACCGGCTGCGGGCGGATCCGACCTCCCCGGCGGACCACCGGTTCAGGGCCAGGGGGCCGGCGGGGTCCGCGTCAGGGTGGACGTGCCCGCGATGGGTGCGGTCGTCGCGAGCCTCGCGCTGGCCGCCCTCACGGTCGCCACGCTGGGCTGA
- a CDS encoding DUF6113 family protein — protein MSDHARAGGRQDLGRTPGALVAAVVLGVVVAAAGTLVHRWDAGGWPAGLLLALVTAALAAVTARAGAGAVGVVLLGLAAVVTSQTMAFVSPGGDVLVTDEVIGYGWLLGLPLSTVAAAMTPRRWYSGEPAALASRGSRG, from the coding sequence GTGAGCGACCACGCCCGCGCCGGCGGGCGCCAGGACCTCGGGCGCACGCCCGGGGCGCTGGTCGCCGCCGTCGTCCTGGGCGTGGTCGTCGCCGCCGCCGGCACGCTCGTGCACCGGTGGGACGCCGGCGGGTGGCCCGCCGGCCTGCTCCTCGCGCTCGTCACCGCCGCCCTGGCCGCGGTGACGGCCCGGGCGGGGGCGGGGGCCGTCGGTGTGGTCCTCCTCGGGCTGGCCGCGGTCGTGACGTCCCAGACGATGGCGTTCGTCAGCCCGGGCGGGGACGTCCTCGTCACCGACGAGGTGATCGGGTACGGGTGGCTCCTCGGGCTGCCGCTGAGCACCGTGGCGGCCGCGATGACCCCCCGGCGCTGGTACTCGGGGGAGCCGGCGGCGCTGGCGTCGAGAGGGTCGCGTGGCTGA
- a CDS encoding ABC transporter family substrate-binding protein, which produces MRTKKGAAVLATGAALALVLGACGDSGGDEPTDTTSGAAEETEGGGAEGEAGVLTEGEGDLFQVKATPRDQLEQGGQLRRAVAELPPQWNPMHVNGNNADYTDIRDAMSPATWDYNGEGSPVPNENYLLDFSDETVDGQQVITLNLNPDAVWNSGDPINWEDYQASLTACNGENAEFQCVQTGPYEQIESVEQGETEFDVVVTFKETYPDWSSLVSTVVPAESVADAATFNEGWLEFPADWFTGPYKVDNLDEAQQVLTLVPNENWWGPAPMLDEIQFRVVAPDATGTAFQNNEIDVFDVGPDPNAYALAQTVSGAEIREAKGPNWRHFTINSTAGLLQDQVIRQAIQRGIDRQAIAESDLAGLPGEKKPLNNHIFMENQEGFVDNGSEYGYDPERAEADLEEAGWVLNEDTGIREKDGEPLAVKFSVLTGVGASENEGQLAQAQLKEIGIDLELVQLPVDEFGPALEAGDFEIMAFSWIGTPYPMNGLAQLYGDPSTNTSNYAKLNNPELNELIKQIDVETDPATRIDLANEADVMIWESGHTLPLYQRPELVATVSNLANFGATGFSTTRAENWGFVSE; this is translated from the coding sequence GTGCGCACGAAGAAGGGTGCAGCGGTCCTGGCGACCGGTGCGGCGCTCGCCCTGGTCCTTGGGGCCTGCGGCGACAGCGGTGGCGACGAGCCCACCGACACCACGTCGGGGGCTGCCGAGGAGACCGAGGGCGGCGGCGCCGAGGGGGAGGCCGGAGTCCTCACCGAGGGGGAGGGCGACCTCTTCCAGGTCAAGGCCACCCCCCGCGACCAGCTCGAGCAGGGCGGCCAGCTACGCCGCGCGGTGGCCGAGCTACCCCCGCAGTGGAACCCCATGCACGTCAACGGCAACAACGCGGACTACACCGACATCCGCGACGCCATGAGCCCCGCCACCTGGGACTACAACGGCGAGGGCTCGCCGGTGCCGAACGAGAACTACCTGCTCGACTTCTCCGACGAGACGGTCGACGGCCAGCAGGTCATCACCCTGAACCTCAACCCCGACGCGGTGTGGAACAGCGGCGACCCGATCAACTGGGAGGACTACCAGGCCTCGCTGACCGCCTGCAACGGCGAGAACGCGGAGTTCCAGTGCGTCCAGACCGGTCCGTACGAGCAGATCGAGTCCGTCGAGCAGGGTGAGACCGAGTTCGACGTGGTCGTCACCTTCAAGGAGACCTACCCGGACTGGTCCTCCCTCGTGAGCACCGTCGTCCCGGCCGAGTCGGTCGCCGACGCCGCGACCTTCAACGAGGGCTGGCTGGAGTTCCCGGCCGACTGGTTCACCGGGCCCTACAAGGTCGACAACCTCGACGAGGCGCAGCAGGTCCTCACCCTCGTCCCGAACGAGAACTGGTGGGGCCCGGCCCCCATGCTCGACGAGATCCAGTTCCGGGTCGTCGCCCCCGACGCCACCGGCACCGCGTTCCAGAACAACGAGATCGACGTCTTCGACGTCGGCCCGGACCCGAACGCCTACGCGCTCGCCCAGACCGTGTCCGGCGCGGAGATCCGCGAGGCCAAGGGCCCGAACTGGCGCCACTTCACGATCAACTCCACCGCCGGGCTGCTGCAGGACCAGGTGATCCGCCAGGCGATCCAGCGCGGCATCGACCGTCAGGCGATCGCGGAGTCCGACCTCGCCGGGCTCCCTGGCGAGAAGAAGCCCCTGAACAACCACATCTTCATGGAGAACCAGGAAGGCTTCGTCGACAACGGCAGCGAGTACGGATACGACCCGGAGCGCGCGGAGGCCGACCTGGAGGAGGCCGGCTGGGTCCTCAACGAGGACACCGGCATCCGTGAGAAGGACGGCGAGCCCCTCGCGGTGAAGTTCTCCGTGCTGACCGGCGTCGGCGCCTCGGAGAACGAGGGCCAGCTGGCCCAGGCCCAGCTCAAGGAGATCGGCATCGACCTCGAGCTGGTCCAGCTCCCCGTCGACGAGTTCGGCCCCGCGCTGGAGGCCGGCGACTTCGAGATCATGGCCTTCTCGTGGATCGGTACGCCGTACCCGATGAACGGTCTCGCCCAGCTCTACGGCGACCCGTCCACCAACACGTCGAACTACGCCAAGCTCAACAACCCCGAGCTCAACGAGCTCATCAAGCAGATCGACGTCGAGACCGACCCCGCCACCCGCATCGACCTGGCCAACGAGGCCGACGTCATGATCTGGGAGTCGGGCCACACCCTCCCGCTGTACCAGCGCCCCGAGCTCGTGGCCACGGTCAGCAACCTCGCCAACTTCGGCGCCACCGGCTTCAGCACCACGCGTGCGGAGAACTGGGGCTTCGTGAGCGAGTGA
- a CDS encoding flavin reductase family protein, translated as MAEPGEELVDRFRAVVLRRPVGVTVVSVRAGGLDLAMTATDVASVSLRPPMILFCVYSDARLRESLETTDTWAVSLLDATAAPVAERLAEPGRPSIGQLTGIGHHRGEASGAALVDAAQGWLECRTAWVRTAGDHDVVVGEVLDARLGPTGTGALVHHHGRLRPVP; from the coding sequence GTGGCTGAGCCGGGCGAGGAGCTGGTCGACCGCTTCCGGGCGGTCGTGCTCCGGCGGCCCGTCGGAGTCACCGTCGTCTCCGTGCGGGCAGGTGGCCTCGACCTCGCGATGACCGCGACCGACGTCGCGTCCGTCTCGCTGCGTCCGCCGATGATCCTGTTCTGCGTCTACTCCGACGCCCGGCTGCGCGAGTCCCTGGAGACGACGGACACGTGGGCCGTCAGTCTCCTCGACGCCACCGCCGCCCCGGTCGCGGAACGGCTCGCCGAGCCCGGCCGGCCCTCGATCGGCCAGCTCACCGGGATCGGTCACCACCGCGGCGAGGCCTCGGGTGCGGCCCTGGTCGACGCCGCGCAGGGGTGGCTCGAGTGCCGCACCGCCTGGGTCCGCACCGCCGGCGACCACGACGTCGTCGTGGGCGAGGTCCTCGACGCACGGCTCGGCCCCACGGGCACGGGGGCGCTCGTGCACCACCACGGCAGGCTGCGCCCGGTGCCGTGA